Proteins encoded together in one Astatotilapia calliptera chromosome 7, fAstCal1.2, whole genome shotgun sequence window:
- the LOC113025381 gene encoding uncharacterized protein LOC113025381 — protein sequence MPNNRIAVLQRALSLQRKLKRNPALHEEYTAFMSDMLSKGYAVEVPTTQLNRKDGKQWYIPHHGVYHPQKKKLRVVFDCAASYQGVSLNSELLQGPDLTNSLIGVLTRFRQESIAFTADIEAMYHQVCVPDDDADLQRFLWWPAGDLNRDIAEYRMMVHIFGATSSPSCANYALRRTAEENRSKSSPEAVSTVLENFYVDDCLKSVATETQGMQLYTDLTELCSGGGFHLTKWTSNSRALLSFIPEHERAKDVRDLNLNHDLLPMERALGVLWCPESDAFKFRINIKERPVTRRGILSVTSSIYDPLGFLSPGTLPAKMILQQLCREGLAWDDEIPEQLSHKWNKWLQELCQLSEVTVPRCVRPLDFGPVATAQLHHFSDGSESGYGTASYLRMASNDGRVHCMLMMGKSRVAPLKQTTIPRIELTAAMVAAKTDKMLRTELQMNLLESTFWTDSTTVLKYIENENLRFKTFVANRVAVIRELTNPQQWRYVGTAINPADCASRGLAPSKLMKNLSWFHGPAFLKTPERQWPERPDKERIDKDDSEVRHATMVHLTNAAENVHTLNKLINHYSSWHRVKRAVAWMIKLKDLLLRRCEKKVRDVR from the coding sequence ATGCCGAACAATCGAATTGCAGTGTTACAGCGTGCACTGAGCCTTCAGCGCAAGCTGAAAAGGAATCCTGCTCTCCACGAAGAATACACTGCCTTCATGAGTGACATGTTGAGCAAGGGATATGCCGTTGAGGTTCCAACAACACAGTTAAACCGCAAGGATGGAAAACAGTGGTATATTCCCCACCATGGGGTATACcatccacaaaaaaagaagctgaggGTGGTCTTTGACTGCGCTGCCAGCTACCAAGGAGTTTCACTGAATAGTGAACTTCTACAAGGGCCAGATTTAACAAACTCATTGATCGGAGTGCTGACACGGTTCAGGCAAGAGTCTATCGCCTTTACAGCAGATATCGAAGCAATGTACCATCAGGTGTGTGTCCCGGATGACGATGCTGACCTGCAGCGCTTTCTGTGGTGGCCAGCAGGGGACCTCAATCGAGACATTGCTGAGTACAGGATGATGGTGCATATCTTCGGTGCGACTTCTTCTCCCAGTTGTGCCAACTATGCACTGCGAAGAACAGCAGAGGAGAACCGCAGCAAATCATCACCTGAAGCTGTAAGCACAGTTCTGGAAAATTTTTATGTTGACGACTGCTTGAAGTCTGTTGCCACGGAAACTCAAGGTATGCAGTTATACACAGACCTCACTGAATTGTGTTCTGGTGGAGGATTTCACCTAACGAAATGGACAAGCAACAGTCGTGCCTTGCTCTCATTCATCCCTGAGCATGAGAGAGCCAAAGATGTCAGAGACCTGAACTTGAACCATGACCTGCTGCCTATGGAACGTGCTTTAGGAGTTCTATGGTGCCCTGAGTCTGACGCATTCAAGTTCAGGATTAACATCAAAGAAAGACCTGTGACGAGACGTGGAATACTTTCCGTCACCAGCTCCATCTATGACCCACTGGGATTCCTTTCCCCAGGAACTCTCCCTGCAAAAATGATCTTGCAGCAGTTATGCAGGGAGGGTCTTGCTTGGGATGATGAGATCCCAGAACAGCTCAGTCATAAGTGGAACAAGTGGTTACAAGAGCTGTGCCAGCTGTCAGAGGTAACCGTACCCAGGTGTGTGAGACCATTGGACTTCGGTCCTGTCGCAACAGCACAGCTCCACCATTTTTCTGATGGGAGCGAAAGTGGATATGGAACAGCATCATACTTGAGGATGGCCAGCAATGACGGACGGGTTCACTGTATGTTAATGATGGGAAAATCCCGTGTGGCGCCCCTGAAGCAAACCACTATTCCACGAATAGAGTTGACTGCAGCTATGGTTGCtgcaaagacagacaaaatgttAAGAACGGAGCTTCAGATGAATCTTCTTGAATCTACATTCTGGACTGACAGCACAACTGTGTTGAAGTatattgaaaatgaaaatcttcGCTTCAAGACATTCGTGGCCAATCGCGTTGCGGTCATTAGAGAGCTAACAAATCCTCAGCAGTGGAGGTACGTTGGTACAGCAATCAATCCAGCTGATTGTGCATCCAGAGGGCTTGCACCATCTAAGCTCATGAAGAATCTAAGCTGGTTCCACGGCCCAGCTTTCCTGAAAACCCCAGAAAGACAGTGGCCAGAAAGACCTGACAAGGAAAGGATTGATAAAGATGACAGCGAAGTGAGGCATGCAACCATGGTACATCtcacaaatgcagctgagaatgttcACACGTTGAACAAGCTGATCAATCACTATTCCAGCTGGCATCGAGTGAAGAGAGCTGTGGCATGGATGATCAAACTCAAAGACTTACTGCTACGACGATGTGAAAAAAAGGTAAGAGACGTACGttaa